A DNA window from Canis lupus familiaris isolate Mischka breed German Shepherd chromosome 10, alternate assembly UU_Cfam_GSD_1.0, whole genome shotgun sequence contains the following coding sequences:
- the PCBP1 gene encoding poly(rC)-binding protein 1 — protein MDAGVTESGLNVTLTIRLLMHGKEVGSIIGKKGESVKRIREESGARINISEGNCPERIITLTGPTNAIFKAFAMIIDKLEEDINSSMTNSTAASRPPVTLRLVVPATQCGSLIGKGGCKIKEIRESTGAQVQVAGDMLPNSTERAITIAGVPQSVTECVKQICLVMLETLSQSPQGRVMTIPYQPMPASSPVICAGGQDRCGDAAGYPHATHDLEGPPLDAYSIQGQHTISPLDLAKLNQVARQQSHFAMMHGGTGFAGIDSSSPEVKGYWASLDASTQTTHELTIPNNLIGCIIGRQGANINEIRQMSGAQIKIANPVEGSSGRQVTITGSAASISLAQYLINARLSSEKGMGCS, from the coding sequence ATGGATGCCGGAGTGACTGAGAGCGGACTCAACGTGACTCTCACCATTCGGCTGCTCATGCACGGGAAGGAAGTGGGGAGCATCATCGGGAAGAAAGGGGAGTCGGTGAAGAGGATCCGCGAGGAGAGCGGCGCGCGGATCAACATCTCGGAGGGCAACTGCCCCGAGCGGATCATCACCCTGACGGGCCCGACCAATGCCATCTTCAAGGCCTTCGCCATGATCATCGACAAGCTGGAGGAAGACATCAACAGCTCCATGACCAACAGCACGGCGGCCAGCAGGCCCCCGGTCACCCTGCGGCTCGTGGTGCCGGCCACGCAGTGCGGCTCGCTCATCGGCAAGGGCGGCTGCAAGATCAAGGAGATCCGCGAGAGCACGGGCGCCCAGGTGCAGGTGGCGGGGGATATGCTGCCCAACTCGACCGAGCGGGCCATCACCATCGCGGGCGTGCCGCAGTCGGTCACCGAGTGTGTCAAGCAGATCTGCCTGGTCATGCTCGAGACGCTCTCCCAGTCCCCGCAGGGGAGAGTCATGACCATCCCGTACCAGCCCATGCCGGCCAGCTCGCCGGTCATCTGCGCGGGCGGCCAAGACCGCTGCGGCGACGCGGCCGGCTACCCGCACGCCACCCACGACCTGGAGGGGCCGCCCCTGGACGCCTACTCGATCCAAGGACAACACACCATCTCTCCGCTCGACCTGGCCAAGCTGAACCAGGTGGCAAGACAACAGTCTCACTTTGCCATGATGCACGGCGGGACGGGATTCGCCGGAATTGACTCCAGCTCTCCCGAGGTGAAAGGCTATTGGGCAAGTTTGGATGCGTCCACCCAAACCACCCATGAACTCACCATTCCAAATAACTTAATTGGCTGCATAATCGGGCGCCAGGGCGCCAACATTAATGAGATCCGCCAGATGTCCGGGGCCCAGATCAAAATTGCCAACCCGGTGGAAGGCTCCTCTGGTAGGCAGGTTACTATCACTGGTTCTGCTGCCAGTATTAGTCTGGCCCAGTATCTAATCAATGCCAGGCTCTCCTCCGAGAAGGGCATGGGGTGCAGCTAG